A part of Verrucomicrobiota bacterium genomic DNA contains:
- a CDS encoding acyltransferase, with protein sequence MGIIRFLLACSVVIAHAHHSISIPILNAGACVETFFIISGFYMALVLETKYHSDRRAFWLNRWFRIAPTYYMILLASLAIYFAASLWKHHPIDRLNFFVTAFHDHAWGALALGTLPQISIVGLQWPLLQVYTPTSGLAWLGFSPMGETSIMMERFLFVPQAWSVGVELMFYLIVPFLNKLSTKNLLVIALASYALKISLRFSLSGGLLSKYDQVALPPQLCLFILGMLACRYRHAILSVVPKVWGPFILTLWVLCFTIFELFSFNPTETLFLLFSASILPSVFDWSKSLSWDRWIGDLSYPIYMSHIALRWLLLGTGAKAYQGCSPWILLAITIPVAIGISYLVEGPIDRWRHRTYPPRSEKSQKPLLS encoded by the coding sequence ATGGGTATCATCCGTTTTCTTCTGGCTTGCTCGGTGGTCATTGCCCATGCGCATCATTCCATTAGCATTCCCATTCTTAATGCGGGAGCTTGCGTAGAGACCTTTTTCATTATTTCGGGATTTTACATGGCGCTGGTGCTTGAGACTAAATATCACTCCGATAGGAGAGCTTTCTGGTTGAATCGATGGTTTCGCATCGCGCCGACCTACTACATGATTCTTCTGGCATCTCTTGCCATCTATTTCGCAGCTAGCCTTTGGAAGCATCACCCGATCGACAGGCTTAACTTCTTTGTTACAGCATTCCATGATCACGCATGGGGAGCTCTCGCCCTGGGAACTCTTCCTCAGATCTCGATCGTGGGACTCCAGTGGCCTCTTCTACAGGTGTACACTCCCACTTCGGGGCTTGCGTGGCTTGGATTTTCACCGATGGGCGAAACATCGATCATGATGGAACGTTTTCTCTTTGTTCCCCAGGCATGGTCCGTGGGGGTCGAGTTGATGTTCTATCTGATCGTTCCTTTTCTAAACAAGCTTAGCACCAAGAATCTCCTAGTAATAGCCTTGGCATCCTATGCTCTGAAAATATCACTCCGTTTCTCGCTGTCTGGCGGATTGCTCTCAAAATACGATCAGGTAGCGCTGCCGCCCCAGCTGTGTCTTTTCATTCTTGGGATGCTGGCCTGCAGATATCGCCATGCGATTCTTAGTGTTGTTCCAAAGGTATGGGGGCCATTTATCCTTACTCTTTGGGTTCTTTGTTTCACAATTTTCGAGTTATTTTCATTCAATCCCACCGAGACTCTTTTTCTGTTGTTCTCCGCCTCCATTTTGCCTTCTGTCTTCGACTGGAGCAAATCACTGTCTTGGGATCGCTGGATCGGGGATCTCTCCTACCCTATCTATATGAGCCATATTGCCCTACGATGGTTGCTTTTGGGAACCGGAGCAAAAGCTTATCAAGGTTGTTCTCCGTGGATCTTGCTTGCGATCACGATACCTGTCGCGATAGGAATTTCATATCTTGTGGAGGGACCGATCGATCGATGGAGACACAGAACTTATCCCCCGCGCAGTGAAAAAAGTCAAAAGCCGCTCCTGAGCTAA
- a CDS encoding glycosyltransferase has translation MLYIAHWPAFYTDWDLFRVVRNHIVESIPVHLCGKVICISPENLYQYQIRFPGQLDKLLHISNPYDTSRLPTKEEAVATRLKWGWSNDLIHIVSVGRIATQKHLEWLLQSWVIVQKEVPEARLWIVGDGEEEERMHQLAKELEITATCAFLGAQPKGIEFINAADVVAMTTLYEGHANIPMEAHACQKPIVANAVDGVRLSISDGVDGFLVPAGDVHGFADKLILLCRSKELRNRLGEEGLKNLQQFSFDKVMAKYSAVIATIIEK, from the coding sequence ATGCTCTACATTGCGCATTGGCCGGCGTTTTATACGGACTGGGATCTTTTCAGGGTCGTTCGGAACCATATCGTCGAATCAATACCCGTGCATCTCTGCGGCAAGGTAATCTGCATTTCCCCCGAAAATCTCTATCAGTATCAGATACGTTTTCCAGGCCAACTCGACAAACTGCTTCATATTAGCAATCCCTACGACACCTCTCGCTTGCCAACCAAGGAAGAAGCCGTTGCAACAAGGCTGAAGTGGGGATGGAGTAACGACCTCATCCACATTGTCTCCGTGGGTAGAATCGCTACTCAAAAACATCTTGAGTGGCTTCTTCAAAGCTGGGTGATTGTTCAGAAGGAGGTTCCTGAGGCCCGTCTTTGGATCGTAGGTGACGGTGAGGAGGAGGAACGTATGCACCAATTGGCGAAAGAGTTGGAGATCACCGCCACCTGTGCCTTTTTGGGCGCTCAACCAAAAGGCATAGAATTCATCAATGCCGCAGACGTAGTAGCCATGACAACCCTCTACGAAGGACATGCCAATATTCCCATGGAGGCCCATGCCTGCCAGAAACCAATTGTTGCCAATGCTGTCGACGGAGTCAGGCTCTCCATTAGTGACGGGGTTGATGGATTCCTGGTGCCCGCTGGTGATGTACACGGATTCGCCGATAAACTTATACTTCTATGCCGATCGAAAGAACTCAGAAACCGGCTCGGCGAGGAGGGGCTTAAGAACCTTCAGCAATTTTCGTTCGACAAAGTAATGGCTAAATACTCCGCCGTGATCGCTACGATCATTGAAAAATAA
- a CDS encoding glycosyltransferase, which produces MNKPFFSICIPVYNMVDTISLSIESVLQQTCDDWELIIVDDCSSDGTWELLQEEYASHPKISLHRNQNNLKLWGNFNICIDLAKGEWWGLLAADDTYRLHALETIRKEVTKNEKIVLWTHAHLCSGEHIPAHIVPVYNQLKIFQAGKLAELLYTKGNIFGEISSYFVKNKNVKEATLQFRECSTCEDLDFWIRLLHANTDALAIYWPDVLASVLLHPASASAEITRSHAGIRGLFETVARLGSLGWPLRVVLCQYIRLIVFFFRQYPLISGDRWGLLKKTLFCLKISGI; this is translated from the coding sequence ATGAATAAACCGTTTTTTTCCATCTGTATTCCTGTCTACAACATGGTGGATACGATCAGTTTAAGTATCGAATCCGTGCTACAGCAGACATGCGACGACTGGGAGTTGATCATTGTGGACGACTGCTCCTCCGACGGAACCTGGGAGCTTCTTCAAGAAGAGTATGCCAGTCATCCGAAGATTTCCCTTCATCGGAACCAGAATAACCTTAAGCTTTGGGGGAATTTCAATATATGCATTGATCTTGCTAAAGGTGAATGGTGGGGATTGCTGGCCGCTGATGATACCTACCGCCTACATGCACTTGAAACGATTCGAAAAGAGGTCACCAAAAATGAAAAAATTGTTCTGTGGACGCATGCACATTTGTGTAGTGGAGAACATATTCCCGCTCATATCGTTCCCGTTTATAACCAATTAAAAATATTTCAGGCCGGTAAGTTAGCAGAATTGCTCTACACCAAAGGAAACATCTTTGGAGAAATCAGTAGTTATTTTGTAAAAAACAAGAACGTCAAGGAAGCGACGCTTCAATTCCGCGAATGCAGTACATGCGAGGATTTGGATTTCTGGATTCGATTGTTGCATGCGAATACTGATGCATTGGCCATCTACTGGCCGGATGTTCTTGCCTCAGTATTGTTGCACCCCGCAAGTGCTAGCGCCGAAATTACCCGTAGTCATGCTGGTATCCGTGGATTATTCGAGACTGTGGCGCGATTGGGGTCTTTAGGATGGCCACTACGGGTGGTGCTCTGTCAATACATCAGATTAATTGTTTTCTTTTTCAGGCAATACCCATTGATTTCAGGGGATCGATGGGGATTGCTTAAAAAAACCCTTTTTTGTCTTAAAATCTCTGGGATTTAA